The following proteins are encoded in a genomic region of Rhizobium sp. CCGE531:
- a CDS encoding LpxI family protein, whose amino-acid sequence MVSAGQSGKGRLAIIAGSGLLPVYVADAARQAGENPVIIALTDEADRDWSAFDHANLGVGNFAGLEAMFRRHGVDRVVMSGGVARRPPWREIHPTWRVIKELPLTIRTLLSGGDNAVLQMVIRLIEAGGVQVVGAHEIAPDLLATTGPLGRHSPSAEDLRDIAQGAKAADALGLLDVGQGAVSVGGRVVALEGAEGTDKMIERVAELRAAGRISTRRRGVLVKLCKPQQDVRADLPSIGVSTVSNARKAGLAGVAVEAGRALILDRQAVIAAADEAGIFVCGIDRGLSAEGFM is encoded by the coding sequence GTGGTTTCGGCCGGCCAAAGCGGCAAAGGCAGGCTGGCGATTATCGCAGGCAGCGGGCTTTTGCCGGTTTATGTCGCCGACGCCGCCCGCCAGGCCGGTGAAAATCCCGTCATCATCGCATTAACGGATGAGGCTGATCGGGACTGGTCCGCCTTTGATCATGCCAATCTCGGTGTCGGCAACTTCGCGGGCCTGGAGGCGATGTTCCGCCGTCATGGCGTGGACCGCGTCGTGATGTCGGGCGGTGTCGCGCGTCGTCCGCCCTGGCGCGAGATCCATCCGACGTGGCGTGTGATCAAAGAATTGCCCCTGACTATCCGCACGCTTCTTTCCGGCGGCGACAATGCCGTGCTGCAAATGGTCATCCGCTTGATCGAAGCCGGCGGCGTTCAAGTCGTTGGAGCGCATGAAATTGCGCCCGATCTGCTGGCGACCACCGGTCCGCTCGGCCGCCACTCGCCGTCCGCAGAGGATTTGCGCGATATCGCGCAAGGTGCGAAGGCCGCCGATGCGCTGGGGTTGCTGGATGTCGGTCAGGGCGCCGTCAGCGTCGGTGGGCGTGTCGTCGCGCTGGAAGGCGCGGAGGGCACGGACAAGATGATCGAGCGGGTTGCCGAACTGCGCGCGGCGGGGCGCATCTCGACGCGCCGGCGGGGCGTGCTCGTCAAGCTCTGCAAGCCGCAACAGGATGTCCGGGCCGACCTGCCGTCCATAGGGGTGTCTACGGTGTCGAACGCCAGGAAAGCCGGTCTCGCCGGCGTCGCCGTCGAAGCGGGGAGAGCGCTGATCCTCGATCGGCAGGCTGTCATCGCCGCCGCGGACGAAGCCGGCATTTTCGTTTGTGGCATCGATCGTGGCTTGAGCGCGGAGGGCTTCATGTGA
- the frr gene encoding ribosome recycling factor, producing MSEGTDLKELKRRMDGAIAAFKSDIASLRTGRASANILDPVTIEAYGSRMPLNQVSNITVPEPRMLAVSVWDKSMVGAVERAIRESNLGLNPIIDGQNLRIPLPELNEERRRSLVKVAHEYTEKAKVAIRHVRRDGMDGLKKAEKDGVIGQDESRSLSERVQKMTDETISEVDRLLADKEKEIMQV from the coding sequence ATGAGTGAAGGCACCGACCTCAAGGAATTGAAGCGCCGCATGGACGGCGCCATCGCGGCATTCAAAAGCGATATCGCCTCTCTGCGCACCGGACGTGCATCCGCCAACATCCTGGACCCGGTCACGATCGAAGCCTACGGGTCGCGTATGCCGCTGAACCAGGTTTCCAACATCACCGTGCCGGAACCGCGCATGCTGGCGGTTTCGGTGTGGGACAAGTCGATGGTCGGTGCCGTCGAGCGCGCCATCCGCGAATCCAATCTTGGCCTCAATCCCATCATTGACGGCCAGAACCTGCGCATTCCGCTGCCGGAGCTCAACGAAGAGCGCCGCCGTTCGCTGGTCAAGGTCGCCCATGAATATACCGAGAAGGCCAAGGTAGCGATTCGCCACGTTCGCCGCGATGGCATGGATGGTCTCAAAAAGGCCGAAAAAGACGGTGTAATCGGCCAGGACGAGAGCCGGTCTCTCTCTGAACGTGTGCAGAAGATGACGGATGAGACGATTTCGGAAGTCGACCGCTTGCTAGCCGACAAGGAAAAGGAAATCATGCAGGTCTGA
- the lpxB gene encoding lipid-A-disaccharide synthase, producing the protein MSGAPLKLAVVAGEVSGDLLGGDLVASLKSRYDGPVELMGVGGEALEAQGLRSLFDYSELSIMGFIQVIKRLPKLLARIRQTAEAIIAAKPDVLLIIDSPDFTHRVAKRVRKALPDLPIVNYVCPSVWAWKEYRAQKMLAYVDHVLAVLPFEPAAMQRLGGPATTYVGHRLTVDANLLEARRRRALRSTTAADAKMTVLLLPGSRASEIRQLLPVFERATEELSRRNDDVRYLLPTVPKQEALVRLLLENWSVKPEILVGQEAKWEAFGQADTAMAASGTVILELSLAGIPVVSAYKTEWLARFVMSRIKVWSAALPNLIADYAVVPELINDVLRPGLLARYMERLSNDTPERAAMLVGYDLVWHRMQTEEPPGDKAAAILLDVLSHKKTGHL; encoded by the coding sequence GTGAGCGGTGCGCCTTTGAAACTTGCCGTCGTTGCCGGCGAGGTTTCCGGCGATCTGCTGGGGGGCGATCTCGTTGCATCCCTGAAGAGTCGTTACGACGGCCCCGTCGAGCTGATGGGCGTCGGCGGCGAGGCATTGGAAGCGCAGGGCTTGCGCTCGCTCTTCGACTATTCCGAATTGTCGATCATGGGCTTCATCCAGGTCATCAAGCGTCTGCCGAAGCTGCTTGCCCGCATCCGGCAGACGGCCGAAGCCATCATTGCCGCAAAGCCTGACGTGCTTCTCATCATCGATAGCCCTGATTTCACCCATCGCGTCGCGAAGAGGGTGCGCAAGGCTCTGCCTGATCTTCCGATCGTCAATTATGTTTGCCCCAGCGTCTGGGCGTGGAAGGAATATCGCGCGCAGAAGATGCTCGCCTATGTCGACCATGTACTGGCCGTGTTGCCGTTCGAACCCGCCGCGATGCAGCGCCTGGGCGGTCCGGCCACGACCTATGTCGGCCATCGGCTGACGGTGGATGCCAACCTGCTGGAGGCGCGTCGCCGGCGCGCTTTGCGCAGCACGACTGCCGCCGATGCTAAGATGACAGTCCTTCTTCTCCCGGGATCGCGCGCTTCGGAAATCCGCCAACTTCTTCCAGTTTTTGAGCGGGCTACCGAAGAGCTTAGTCGGCGAAATGACGATGTCCGCTATCTGCTGCCGACGGTGCCGAAGCAAGAAGCCCTCGTGCGTTTGCTTCTCGAAAATTGGAGCGTCAAACCGGAAATCCTCGTCGGTCAGGAGGCGAAATGGGAGGCTTTTGGACAGGCTGATACCGCCATGGCCGCATCAGGCACCGTGATCTTGGAGTTGAGCCTTGCTGGCATTCCCGTGGTTTCGGCCTATAAGACGGAGTGGCTGGCCAGGTTCGTGATGTCGCGCATCAAGGTATGGTCGGCGGCCCTGCCGAACCTGATTGCCGACTACGCCGTGGTGCCGGAACTCATCAACGATGTTTTGCGGCCCGGCCTGCTGGCTCGTTACATGGAGCGCCTGTCGAACGATACTCCCGAGCGCGCCGCGATGCTTGTGGGCTACGATCTCGTCTGGCACCGAATGCAAACGGAGGAGCCGCCGGGCGACAAGGCGGCGGCGATTCTCCTGGATGTTTTGTCCCATAAAAAAACCGGTCATCTCTGA
- a CDS encoding phosphatidate cytidylyltransferase, which yields MSRELRLRIISGIILAVIVLVATWYGGLSFRLLAAAIGLLVYYEWSTITDLHGRDPQGNALGWLGLVLIAGATVLGESVYSIEVLAAFVVITAVMVGIRARSWWLPSGIFYSGLTTIALSEIRDDDLRGFVLMLFVFATVWATDILAYFVGRAIGGPKLAPRISPGKTWSGAVGGAIAAVVAGTAVVWSFFSADELRIPVLALVLSICSQIGDLFESFIKRKFGVKDSSHLIPGHGGVMDRVDGLIFACFAAFLLAIVMSLTMSGETLSLGGVLLGV from the coding sequence ATGAGCCGCGAACTCAGGCTGCGCATTATCTCCGGCATCATTCTCGCCGTCATCGTTCTCGTCGCCACCTGGTATGGCGGTTTGAGCTTTCGTCTTTTGGCGGCTGCGATCGGCCTGCTCGTCTACTATGAATGGTCGACGATAACGGATCTGCATGGCCGCGATCCCCAGGGAAATGCGCTCGGCTGGCTTGGCCTCGTGCTGATTGCCGGTGCAACGGTCCTGGGCGAATCCGTCTATTCCATTGAAGTTCTGGCCGCCTTCGTCGTGATCACGGCGGTCATGGTCGGGATTCGCGCCAGAAGCTGGTGGCTGCCTTCAGGCATATTCTATTCCGGACTGACGACGATTGCGCTTTCGGAGATTCGCGATGACGATCTGCGCGGCTTCGTCCTGATGCTGTTCGTTTTCGCCACCGTGTGGGCAACGGATATCCTCGCCTATTTCGTCGGACGCGCCATCGGCGGGCCGAAGCTGGCTCCGAGGATATCGCCCGGCAAGACATGGTCGGGCGCGGTCGGCGGCGCCATCGCGGCCGTCGTCGCGGGAACTGCGGTGGTATGGAGTTTCTTTTCCGCCGACGAGCTGCGGATTCCCGTCCTTGCCCTTGTGCTTTCCATATGCAGCCAAATCGGCGATTTGTTCGAGTCTTTCATCAAGCGCAAGTTTGGCGTGAAAGACTCCAGCCACCTGATTCCCGGCCATGGCGGCGTCATGGATCGGGTCGATGGACTAATTTTTGCTTGTTTTGCAGCGTTTTTGTTGGCTATCGTAATGTCGCTGACAATGAGCGGCGAGACCCTTTCACTGGGCGGCGTTCTGCTCGGGGTCTGA
- the rseP gene encoding RIP metalloprotease RseP, with the protein MGSAASFIGFLTNNVITFVFVLSLLVFVHEMGHYLVGRWSGIRIMAFSIGFGPEIAGFTDRHGTRWKLSLIPLGGYVRFFGDEDASSKTDVDQLSAMTEEERAQSFAGAKLWKRAATVAAGPIANFLLAIAIFAVLFSIYGRTVADPVVAMVTRDGAAAEAGIEPGDRLVAIDGNKVATFDEVQRYVGLRPGRTIVLTVQRDGQNRDFQIVPKLVEDTDQFGNKMEMGRIGIALVDPVVTAVEPTGPAAKAGVQAGDRLIAVDGNNVATYYDIGRYLAERPGKSIVLTIKRNGAIRDFPMMTETLVDTDASGNKKDVGAIGIAPIDPIVASIGSDSPAQTAGLELGDRILSVDGREIGSIGEVQRYAASHADKSMTLTVKRDGQARDVTVTPKKSEETDAFGARMEIATIGITDGQKPIKLRYEAYGPLQALAEGVKQTGSIVSGTFEYIGNVIGGYMKADQLGGPIRVAQLSGQMATLGFAAVLQFAAILSVSIGLLNLMPVPVLDGGHLMFYAIEAVRGKPLGARAQDIAFRIGFAMVLSLMVFATWNDISSRIG; encoded by the coding sequence ATGGGTAGCGCGGCTAGCTTCATCGGTTTCTTGACGAACAACGTCATCACGTTTGTCTTCGTCCTGTCGTTGCTCGTTTTCGTGCATGAGATGGGTCATTATCTGGTCGGCCGCTGGTCCGGTATCCGCATCATGGCCTTCTCGATCGGCTTCGGCCCCGAGATCGCCGGATTTACCGATCGGCACGGCACGCGCTGGAAGCTTTCGCTCATCCCGCTCGGCGGCTACGTGCGATTCTTCGGTGACGAGGATGCCTCCAGCAAGACCGACGTGGATCAGCTTTCGGCCATGACGGAGGAGGAGCGGGCCCAGTCCTTTGCCGGTGCGAAGCTATGGAAGCGGGCCGCCACGGTTGCGGCCGGCCCGATTGCCAATTTCCTTCTCGCCATCGCGATCTTTGCCGTCCTTTTCAGCATCTACGGCCGCACGGTCGCCGATCCGGTCGTTGCCATGGTGACGCGAGACGGCGCTGCCGCCGAGGCCGGCATCGAGCCAGGCGACCGCCTTGTCGCCATCGACGGCAACAAGGTGGCGACGTTCGATGAAGTGCAGCGTTATGTCGGTCTTCGCCCGGGCCGTACCATCGTTCTGACCGTCCAGCGCGACGGCCAGAATCGCGATTTCCAGATCGTGCCGAAGCTCGTCGAAGATACCGATCAGTTCGGCAACAAGATGGAAATGGGCCGCATCGGCATTGCGCTCGTCGATCCGGTCGTGACCGCAGTGGAGCCGACCGGTCCAGCGGCTAAGGCCGGGGTGCAGGCCGGGGATCGCCTGATTGCCGTCGACGGCAACAATGTCGCCACTTACTACGACATCGGTCGCTACTTGGCCGAGCGCCCGGGCAAGAGCATCGTGCTCACCATCAAGCGCAACGGCGCGATCCGTGATTTCCCGATGATGACCGAGACCCTGGTCGACACGGATGCATCCGGGAACAAGAAGGATGTCGGCGCCATCGGCATTGCGCCGATCGATCCCATCGTCGCGTCGATTGGTTCGGACAGTCCGGCCCAGACGGCAGGTCTCGAACTCGGGGATCGCATTCTTTCCGTGGACGGACGAGAAATCGGTTCCATCGGTGAAGTGCAGCGTTATGCGGCGTCTCATGCCGACAAATCGATGACATTGACGGTCAAGCGCGACGGCCAGGCGCGCGACGTGACGGTGACGCCCAAAAAGTCGGAGGAGACAGATGCCTTTGGCGCCCGGATGGAGATCGCCACCATCGGCATCACCGACGGCCAGAAGCCGATCAAGCTGCGTTACGAGGCATATGGGCCGCTCCAGGCGCTCGCCGAGGGCGTGAAGCAGACCGGCAGCATCGTTTCCGGCACTTTCGAATACATCGGCAATGTCATCGGCGGCTACATGAAGGCCGATCAGCTGGGAGGCCCCATTCGGGTTGCGCAACTGTCCGGGCAAATGGCAACCCTGGGTTTTGCCGCGGTGCTCCAATTCGCCGCCATACTTTCTGTTTCAATAGGGTTATTAAATTTGATGCCGGTGCCGGTACTTGATGGCGGCCATCTGATGTTCTATGCGATTGAAGCCGTAAGGGGAAAACCCCTGGGTGCAAGGGCGCAGGATATCGCTTTCCGGATCGGATTTGCGATGGTGCTCTCACTCATGGTGTTTGCGACCTGGAACGACATCAGTTCCAGAATAGGCTAG
- a CDS encoding isoprenyl transferase, which produces MSAERNRTHMSAPTFSVVPEHVAIIMDGNGRWANARGLPRTMGHRKGVEAVRETVRAAGDIGIKYLTLFAFSSENWRRPETEVSDLLGLLKAFIRRDLAELHRQNVRIRVIGDRGNLRGDILPLLIEAEETTRNNTALTLVIAFNYGSRDEITRAFASLAKDVEAGRLRPQDISAELVDARLDTAGIPDPDLIIRTSGEERLSNFLLWQAAYSEFMFVPDYWPDFSRDLFFSALEKYAARDRRFGGLSAKQAAVGS; this is translated from the coding sequence ATTTCCGCCGAACGAAACCGGACCCATATGTCAGCTCCCACGTTCTCCGTCGTACCCGAACACGTTGCCATTATCATGGATGGCAACGGTCGCTGGGCCAATGCGCGCGGTCTGCCGCGCACCATGGGCCATCGCAAGGGCGTGGAGGCGGTCAGGGAAACGGTTCGGGCCGCCGGCGATATCGGCATCAAATACTTGACGCTTTTTGCCTTTTCCTCGGAGAACTGGCGCCGCCCCGAGACTGAGGTGAGCGATTTGCTCGGCCTGCTCAAGGCCTTCATTCGCCGCGATCTCGCGGAGCTTCATCGGCAGAACGTCCGGATTCGCGTCATAGGCGATCGCGGCAACCTGCGTGGCGACATTCTGCCCCTGTTGATCGAGGCAGAGGAGACCACCAGGAACAATACGGCCCTGACCTTGGTCATCGCCTTCAATTACGGCTCGCGCGATGAGATCACGCGCGCCTTCGCGAGCCTTGCGAAAGACGTCGAGGCCGGGCGGCTGCGCCCGCAGGACATCAGCGCGGAGCTGGTCGACGCCCGTCTCGACACCGCCGGGATTCCCGATCCCGACCTCATTATCCGCACGAGCGGCGAGGAACGGCTTTCGAATTTCCTGTTGTGGCAGGCCGCCTATTCCGAGTTCATGTTCGTGCCGGACTATTGGCCCGATTTCAGCCGCGATCTCTTCTTCTCCGCGCTGGAAAAATATGCAGCGCGCGACCGGCGCTTTGGTGGTCTTTCCGCCAAGCAAGCGGCCGTGGGGTCCTGA
- the fabZ gene encoding 3-hydroxyacyl-ACP dehydratase FabZ produces MTEEAKASLSSADILEIMKLLPHRYPMLMVDRIIEIDSDNSAIGIKNVTANEPQFTGHFPSSPIMPGVLLIEGMAQTAGAICARKDGIGGNLVYFMTIDNARFRKPVVPGDRVEFHVVKQKQRGTIWKFHCDAKVDGSLVAEADIGAMIVRKDQDEA; encoded by the coding sequence ATGACTGAAGAAGCCAAGGCGTCGTTGTCGTCGGCTGACATTCTGGAAATTATGAAGCTTTTGCCGCATCGCTATCCCATGCTCATGGTTGACCGGATCATCGAGATCGATAGCGATAATTCCGCGATCGGCATCAAGAACGTGACGGCCAACGAGCCGCAATTCACCGGCCATTTTCCGAGTTCTCCGATCATGCCGGGCGTGCTGCTTATCGAAGGCATGGCCCAGACCGCCGGCGCGATCTGCGCTCGCAAGGATGGCATCGGCGGCAATCTCGTCTATTTCATGACGATCGACAATGCGCGCTTCCGCAAGCCGGTCGTTCCCGGTGACCGCGTCGAGTTCCATGTCGTCAAGCAAAAGCAGCGTGGCACGATCTGGAAATTCCATTGCGACGCGAAGGTTGATGGCTCCCTGGTCGCCGAAGCCGATATCGGAGCGATGATTGTGAGGAAGGATCAAGACGAGGCATGA
- the lpxD gene encoding UDP-3-O-(3-hydroxymyristoyl)glucosamine N-acyltransferase — MEHTGFFPPHGGISLRQLAEHLGAELADAASAEVAIRSIAPVYRAGEGDICYILSRKNRAELETCKASAIICLPALKSFVPDHIPVLLSKKPHTDFAIAGGLLHPQAMRPVTFAANPGTISPAAIIDPTAKLEANIGVEPGAIIGAGAEIGEGTYIGANALIGPGVKIGRNCSIGGGASVLCAYLGNGVIVHNGTRIGQDGFGYAPGPRGMVKIVQIGRVIIQDNVEIGANTTIDRGTMDDTVIGEGTKIDNQVQIGHNVRIGRHCAIVSQVGIAGSTVIGDGVQIGGQAGLNGHIHIGDGAQIGAKSGVMNSIPAGERYAGLPARPLWDFLRESAEIAKRSGAREKKDGSAEHD, encoded by the coding sequence ATGGAACATACTGGTTTTTTCCCGCCCCATGGCGGCATCAGCTTAAGGCAACTGGCTGAGCATCTTGGGGCGGAACTTGCTGATGCGGCCTCTGCGGAGGTCGCCATCAGGTCTATCGCCCCCGTCTATCGGGCAGGCGAGGGTGATATTTGTTATATCCTTTCCCGAAAGAATCGCGCTGAGCTGGAGACCTGCAAGGCTTCCGCCATCATTTGCTTGCCGGCGCTGAAATCTTTCGTTCCCGACCATATTCCGGTGCTTCTGTCGAAGAAGCCGCATACGGATTTTGCGATTGCCGGCGGCCTGCTGCATCCGCAAGCCATGCGGCCGGTCACATTCGCGGCGAACCCGGGAACGATTTCACCGGCGGCCATCATCGACCCGACGGCGAAGCTGGAGGCCAATATCGGCGTCGAGCCGGGCGCGATCATCGGCGCTGGCGCCGAGATCGGCGAGGGCACCTATATCGGCGCCAATGCCCTTATCGGGCCAGGCGTGAAAATCGGACGCAACTGCAGCATTGGCGGCGGCGCGAGCGTGCTCTGTGCCTATCTCGGCAATGGCGTCATCGTCCATAATGGTACGCGCATCGGCCAAGACGGTTTCGGTTATGCGCCTGGGCCTCGCGGCATGGTCAAGATCGTTCAGATCGGCCGCGTCATCATCCAGGACAATGTCGAGATCGGCGCCAATACAACGATCGATCGCGGCACCATGGATGATACCGTGATCGGCGAAGGCACCAAGATCGACAACCAGGTCCAGATCGGACATAACGTCCGCATCGGTCGGCATTGTGCTATCGTCAGCCAGGTCGGCATCGCCGGCAGCACGGTGATTGGAGATGGCGTGCAGATTGGCGGCCAGGCGGGCCTCAATGGTCACATTCACATCGGCGACGGCGCGCAGATCGGTGCCAAGAGCGGCGTGATGAACAGCATTCCGGCCGGAGAGCGCTATGCAGGCCTTCCAGCGCGGCCTCTATGGGATTTTCTAAGGGAATCGGCGGAGATCGCAAAGCGGTCAGGAGCCAGGGAAAAGAAAGACGGGAGTGCGGAGCATGACTGA
- the lpxA gene encoding acyl-ACP--UDP-N-acetylglucosamine O-acyltransferase encodes MSSIAKSASIHKFAVVEDGATIGENVVVGPFCHVGPKVVLHDNVQLLTHAVVTGRTTIGKGTKIFPMAIVGGDPQSVHHGGEETTLDVGENCTIREGVTINTGTADYGGKTIVGNNNLFLANSHVAHDCRIGNNVIMSNNVMLAGHVVVDDRAILGGGCAVHQFTRIGRQAFVGGLSAASYDVIPYGMLNGNPGVLSGLNIVGMSRAGVDRAVIHRVRRAYKTIFEGEGSIRDNAAAIRDEYADCKEVIEILDFIAADSDRALSSPNRGKS; translated from the coding sequence ATGAGCAGCATCGCAAAAAGCGCGAGCATTCATAAGTTCGCGGTCGTTGAGGATGGTGCCACCATCGGCGAGAACGTCGTAGTCGGGCCTTTCTGCCACGTAGGTCCCAAGGTCGTACTGCATGACAATGTCCAATTGCTGACGCATGCCGTCGTCACTGGCCGCACGACGATCGGTAAGGGAACGAAGATATTTCCGATGGCGATCGTCGGTGGTGATCCACAGAGCGTTCATCACGGCGGCGAAGAGACGACGCTGGATGTTGGTGAGAACTGCACGATCCGCGAAGGCGTGACCATCAATACCGGTACTGCCGATTACGGCGGCAAGACCATTGTCGGCAACAATAATCTGTTCCTCGCCAATTCCCATGTCGCGCATGATTGCCGCATCGGCAACAATGTCATCATGTCGAACAACGTCATGTTGGCAGGGCATGTGGTCGTCGACGATCGCGCCATCCTGGGTGGCGGTTGCGCCGTCCATCAGTTCACGCGCATCGGTCGGCAGGCTTTTGTCGGTGGACTTTCGGCTGCGAGCTATGACGTCATCCCTTACGGCATGCTGAACGGCAATCCTGGCGTGCTTTCAGGCCTTAATATCGTCGGCATGTCGCGTGCAGGCGTAGACCGCGCGGTTATTCACAGGGTTCGACGCGCCTACAAGACCATCTTCGAAGGCGAGGGCTCGATCCGCGACAACGCCGCCGCGATCCGCGACGAATATGCCGATTGCAAGGAAGTGATAGAGATCCTCGATTTCATCGCAGCCGATAGCGATCGTGCCCTGTCGTCGCCCAATCGCGGCAAGAGCTGA
- the bamA gene encoding outer membrane protein assembly factor BamA, which produces MKAGSKFLNAVSAVALSAGVVASGAGVITLASTSVAEAAVIQRVDVRGAERVGATAVRDNIAIKPGKNFSPGDIDVSVKQLYATGYFSDVHITVSGSTLVVTVQENKLINAVVFNGNRKIKDDKLQGVVQTHSAGPYNEASVQADIKTIKDAYASIGRNDVQVTTQTAEVSPGRVNVAFVINEGDRTKIDKINFSGNQAYGSGRLASVIATKKSNFLSFLTRKDVYSPERQQADQDTLRQFYYNHGYADFRIVSADATLNEQNNEYTLNFNVDEGPRYTYGDINVISTVDGVNGDELKGLIITHKGDVYSAKDIQTSIENISKRVASAGYPFARITPRGNRDLSGHTIGIEYLVDQGERAYVERIEIRGNTRTRDYVIRREFDLNEGDAFNQEMITRAKRRLDALGYFTKVDISTAQGSAPDRVVVVVNVEDQPTGSFGIGAGYAVGNNGGLLLEASVEEKNFLGRGQYIRIAAGAGTEGNRTYNISFTEPYFLGYRLAAGFDIFKNQTSSDDFYDYSEEGFSLRVTAPITENFATTLRYNYKRLTYDGTNDWQNNLSAPYVNLVENGPWTQSTLSQTFTYNTLDDQNLPREGIIAKFTHEYAGLGGDSDFYKLSGKARYYKMISDEADIIGSLTVGAGYVMPTDGKLNVFDQFTLGGREIRGFENAGIGPRSSHGDPLGGTTYFTASAEASMPMPGIPQDIGLRIAAFADAGSLYGNKANLFGDTLHNDSSIRASLGAGLIWSSPFGVIRVDYAVPVLKEDYDKVENFRFGIANQF; this is translated from the coding sequence ATGAAGGCTGGTTCAAAATTTTTGAACGCAGTGTCGGCGGTAGCGCTGTCTGCTGGTGTTGTTGCGTCTGGTGCTGGTGTTATCACCCTTGCCTCTACCTCGGTCGCGGAAGCAGCTGTTATTCAGCGCGTTGACGTTCGCGGTGCGGAACGTGTCGGCGCGACGGCGGTTCGCGACAATATCGCGATCAAGCCTGGAAAGAACTTCTCCCCCGGCGATATCGATGTTTCGGTGAAGCAACTCTATGCCACCGGATATTTCTCCGATGTCCACATTACGGTTTCGGGCAGCACCCTGGTCGTAACGGTCCAGGAAAATAAGCTCATCAACGCCGTGGTCTTCAACGGCAACCGCAAGATCAAGGACGACAAGCTCCAGGGCGTCGTTCAGACCCATTCGGCCGGCCCTTACAACGAAGCTTCCGTTCAGGCCGACATTAAGACCATCAAGGATGCCTACGCCTCGATCGGTCGTAACGATGTACAGGTGACGACGCAGACCGCGGAAGTCTCGCCGGGCCGCGTCAACGTCGCCTTCGTCATCAATGAAGGTGACCGCACCAAGATCGACAAGATCAATTTCTCGGGCAATCAGGCCTATGGCAGCGGCCGCTTGGCTTCGGTGATCGCCACCAAGAAAAGCAACTTCCTGTCGTTCCTGACCCGCAAGGACGTCTACAGCCCCGAGCGCCAGCAGGCCGACCAGGATACGCTGCGTCAGTTCTACTACAATCACGGCTACGCCGATTTCCGCATCGTCAGCGCCGACGCGACGCTGAACGAGCAGAACAACGAATACACGCTGAACTTCAATGTTGATGAAGGTCCGCGTTACACCTATGGCGACATCAACGTGATTTCGACGGTCGACGGCGTCAATGGCGACGAGCTGAAGGGCCTCATCATCACCCACAAGGGCGATGTCTACAGCGCCAAGGATATCCAGACCTCGATCGAGAACATTTCCAAGCGCGTAGCGTCCGCGGGCTATCCGTTCGCCCGCATCACGCCGCGTGGCAATCGCGATCTGTCCGGTCACACCATCGGTATCGAATATCTGGTCGATCAGGGCGAGCGCGCCTATGTCGAGCGGATCGAAATCCGCGGCAACACCCGCACGCGCGATTACGTCATTCGCCGCGAGTTCGACCTCAACGAAGGCGATGCCTTCAACCAGGAAATGATCACGCGCGCCAAGCGTCGCCTCGATGCGCTGGGCTATTTCACCAAGGTCGATATCTCGACGGCGCAGGGCAGTGCCCCGGACCGCGTGGTCGTCGTCGTCAACGTCGAAGACCAGCCGACCGGCTCCTTCGGTATCGGCGCGGGTTACGCTGTCGGCAACAACGGTGGCCTGCTGCTCGAAGCTTCGGTCGAAGAAAAGAACTTCCTCGGTCGCGGCCAGTACATCCGTATCGCTGCTGGTGCCGGCACGGAAGGTAACCGTACCTACAACATCTCGTTCACCGAGCCCTACTTCCTCGGCTATCGCCTTGCCGCTGGTTTCGATATCTTCAAGAACCAGACGTCGAGCGACGATTTCTACGACTACTCGGAAGAAGGTTTCTCGCTGCGCGTCACCGCGCCGATCACCGAGAACTTCGCGACGACCCTGCGCTATAACTACAAGCGCCTGACCTACGACGGCACGAATGATTGGCAGAACAATCTTTCCGCTCCGTATGTCAACCTCGTCGAGAACGGTCCTTGGACTCAGTCGACTCTTTCGCAGACCTTTACCTACAACACGCTTGATGACCAGAATCTGCCGCGCGAAGGTATCATCGCCAAGTTCACGCATGAATATGCTGGTCTCGGCGGCGACTCGGACTTCTACAAGCTGAGCGGTAAGGCTCGTTACTACAAGATGATCAGCGACGAAGCCGATATCATCGGCTCGCTGACGGTCGGTGCCGGTTATGTGATGCCGACGGACGGCAAGCTGAACGTCTTCGATCAGTTCACGCTCGGTGGCCGCGAAATCCGTGGCTTCGAGAATGCTGGTATCGGCCCGCGTTCGTCGCATGGCGATCCGCTCGGTGGTACGACCTACTTCACGGCTTCGGCTGAAGCGAGCATGCCGATGCCGGGTATACCGCAGGACATCGGTCTGCGTATCGCAGCCTTTGCCGACGCAGGTTCGCTCTACGGCAACAAGGCGAATCTCTTCGGCGATACGCTCCATAACGACAGCTCGATCCGAGCTTCGCTCGGTGCTGGCCTGATCTGGTCTTCGCCGTTCGGTGTCATCCGTGTCGACTATGCCGTGCCGGTTCTCAAGGAAGATTACGACAAGGTTGAGAATTTCCGGTTTGGCATCGCCAACCAGTTCTGA